In Nocardioides sp. WS12, the DNA window GCGGTTCCGCGAGTTCCTTGACCACGTCTCTGCCGACGACTTCGAGGCCGAAGACCTCGGCCCCAGCGAGGGTTGATTTAGAAGCCTCAGCCTCAACCTCACCTTGAGGCTGAGGGTTTTCCACGACACGCCCAGTGACGTCTTTGACCGACCCGGACTGCCGCCGTACCTTGAAGTGTCGAATGACACGCATGAATGTTGGATCCCGTGGAGGACCAGTGAACGAGCAGCAGCCGGAGACGGCACAGCAGTCCGCACAGCGTGATGCTGAGGCGGCCGCCGCCGCGGAGGAGCAAGGGCTCCTCTTCTCCGACGACGTTTCCCCGGTGCCGAGTGACCTCGGGTACCGCGGTCCGACGGCGTGCAACGCCGCGGGCATCACCTACCGCCAGCTGGACTACTGGGCGCGCACCGGGCTGATCGAGCCCAGCGTTCGCGGCGCCAAGGGCTCCGGCTCGCAGCGGCTCTACAGCTTCCGCGACATCCTGATCCTCAAGATCATCAAGCGCCTGCTCGACGCCGGAATCTCGCTGCAGCAGATCCGCACCGCGGTGAGCCACCTGCGCGAGCGCGGCACCGACGACCTGACCCAGGTCACCTTGATGAGTGACGGCGCCTCGGTCTACGAGTGCACGAGCAACGACGAGGTCATCGACCTCCTCCAGGGCGGCCAGGGCGTGTTCGGCATCGCGATCGGCGGCGTCTGGCGCGAGATCGAGGGCACCCTCGCCCAGTTGCCGAGCGAGCACGCCGACGCCGAGGTCGGCGAGGCACTCGAGGGTGACGAGCTCGCCGCACGACGCGCGGCCAGGATCGTCAGCTGAACTGAGCCAGTCTTTCCAACAAGAGCCACCCTGCGCTGTAGGGTGGCTCTTGCTGTTGATGCTGCACGGGAGAGTCAGGCCCGAGCCTGCGCCGAAGGGGCAATTCCTCCCCGGAACCTCTCAGGCGCCCGGACCGTGCGGAGCAGGCAACTGTGGAGCTGCACCGGTGCAGTGACAGAGGGGGAGGGATTCGATCTCTCTTTGTCGATCCCCAAGGACCCGCCTGCTCATGAGCACCCCCTTCGTCAACCGCCACATCGGACCGGACGCTGCCCAGGTCCAGACCATGCTCGAGCGGCTCGGCTTCGCCTCGATCGATGAACTGATGGACGCGGCCGTGCCGAAGTCGATCCGGTCGACCGACGCCCTCGCCCTGCCGGACGCAGTCGACGAGGAGACCGCTGCTGCGGAGCTCCGCGCTCTCGCTGCGAGCAACGTCCCCGGCGAACCGATGATCGGTCTGGGCTACCACGCGACGGTGACCCCCGCGGTGATCCGGCGCAACGTGCTGGAGGACCCGAGCTGGTACACCGCGTACACGCCGTACCAGCCGGAGATCTCGCAGGGCCGGCTCGAGGCCCTCATCAACTTCCAGACGATGGTGTCGGACCTGACCGGTCTCGCCACGTCAGGCTCCTCCCTCCTCGACGAAGGTACGGCGGCCGCGGAGGCCGTGGCGCTCGCGTTCCGCGCCAACCGAAAGGCCTCCGGACCGTTCGTCATCGACGTCGACGCCTTGCCGCAGACGATCAATGTGGTGCGCACCCGCGCCGAGGGCATCGGCATCGAGATCCTCGTTGCCGACCTGACCCACGGCCTGCCCGAGGGCGAGGTGTCCGGTGTGCTCGTGCAGTACCCCGGCGCGTCCGGCCGGATCGCCGACATCAAGCCGGTCATCGACGAGGTCCACGAGCGGGGTGGCCTGGCCGTCGTCGCCGCCGACCTGCTGGCCCTGACCCTGCTGGAGGCACCGGGCACGCTCGGCGCCGACGTCGTCGTCGGGTCGGCGCAGCGCTTCGGTGTCCCGCTGTTCTACGGCGGCCCGCACGCCGGCTTCATCAGTGTCCGCGAGGGCCTGGAGCGCCAGCTCCCGGGCCGACTCGTGGGTGTCTCGGTCGACGCCGAAGGACGGCAGGCCTACCGCCTCGCGCTGCAGACCCGTGAGCAGCACATCCGTCGCGACAAGGCGACGTCCAACATCTGCACCGCCCAGGTCCTGCTCGCCGTGACTGCGGCGATGTACGCCGTCTACCACGGCCCCGAGGGCCTCAAGGCGATCGCGAGCGAGATCCACGAGCTCGCCGGCCGCGCCGCGGCCTCGCTCCAGGGCGCCGGCTTCTCGCTGGTCAACGACACCTTCTTCGACACCCTCCAGGTGCGTACGCCCGGCAAGGCCGCCGCGACGGTGAAGGCCGCGCGCGCCGAGGGCCTGCACCTGCGCCTGGTCGACGAGGACACGGTCGGCATCGCGTTCGGGGAGACGGCAAGTGCCGCGACCCTGCGCGCCCTGCACACCGCCTTCGAAATCACCCCGCAGTCCGCCGAGCCGCTCGAGGGACTGCCCGCAGCGCACCACCGGACCACGGAGTACCTCACGCACCCGGTGTTCACCACGCACCACAACGAGACCTCGATGCTGCGCTACCTGCACCGGCTCAGCAGCCGGGACTACGCGCTCGACCGCGGCATGATTCCGTTGGGCTCCTGCACGATGAAGCTCAACGCGACCACCGAGATGGAGCCGATCTCACTGGCCGGGTTCGCCAACCTGCACCCGTTCGTCCCGGTCGACGACGCCGCCGGCTACGTGCACATGATCGAGGAGCTGGAGAGCTGGCTGGCCGAAGTCACCGGCTACGACCGGGTCTCCATCCAGCCGAACGCCGGCGCCCAGGGTGAGTTCGCCGGGATGCTCGCGATCCGCAACTACCACCGCGCCAACGGCCAGGGCCAGCGCGACGTCTGCCTGATCCCGTCCTCGGCGCATGGCACCAACCCCGCGTCCGCGGTGATGGTCGGCATGAAGGTCGTCGTCGTGAAGTCCCACGACGACGGGACCGTCGACCTCGACGACCTGCGCGCGAAGTGCGAGCAGCACTCCGAGACCCTCGCCGCGATCATGGTCACCTACCCGTCGACGCACGGCGTCTACGAGGAGACCATCACCGAGCTCTGCGACCTCGTGCACGAGCACGGCGGCCAGGTCTACATCGACGGCGCCAACTTCAACGCGCTGCTCGGGTACGGCCAGCCCGGCAAGTTCGGCGGCGACGTCTCGCACCTCAACCTGCACAAGACGTTCTGCATCCCGCACGGCGGCGGTGGCCCGGGCGTCGGCCCGGTCGCGGTGCGCGAGCACCTGGCGCCGTACCTCCCCACGCACCCGCTGCACCCCGACGGCAGCCGCCGTGAGGGCACCGGGGCGATCAGCGCCGCGCCCTTCGGTTCGGCCGGGATCCTGCCGATCTCGTGGGCCTACGTTCGGATGATGGGTGCCGAGGGACTGACTCGCGCGACCGCGGTCGCCGTGCTGTCGGCCAACTACATCGCTGCTCGGCTCGGCGAGCACTTCCCGGTGCTCTACCGCGGCGAGACCGGACTGGTCGCGCACGAGTGCATCCTCGATCTCCGCAAGATCAGCGCGGACACAGGCGTCTCGGTCGACGACGTCGCCAAGCGCCTCATCGACTACGGCTTCCATGCGCCGACCATGTCGTTCCCCGTCGCGGGAACGCTGATGGTCGAGCCCACCGAGTCCGAGGACCTCGCCGAGATCGACCGCTTCTGCGACGCGATGATCGCCATCAAGGGCGAGATCGACCGCGTCGTCGCGGGCGAGTGGGACGTCGACGCGTCGCCGCTGCACAACGCGCCGCACACGGCACGGGCGCTGGTCGGCGAATGGGATCGCTCCTACTCCCGCGAGGTCGCCGTCTTCCCGGCCGGCATCACGCCCGACAAGTACTGGCCGCCGGTTGCCCGCAT includes these proteins:
- the gcvP gene encoding aminomethyl-transferring glycine dehydrogenase, translated to MSTPFVNRHIGPDAAQVQTMLERLGFASIDELMDAAVPKSIRSTDALALPDAVDEETAAAELRALAASNVPGEPMIGLGYHATVTPAVIRRNVLEDPSWYTAYTPYQPEISQGRLEALINFQTMVSDLTGLATSGSSLLDEGTAAAEAVALAFRANRKASGPFVIDVDALPQTINVVRTRAEGIGIEILVADLTHGLPEGEVSGVLVQYPGASGRIADIKPVIDEVHERGGLAVVAADLLALTLLEAPGTLGADVVVGSAQRFGVPLFYGGPHAGFISVREGLERQLPGRLVGVSVDAEGRQAYRLALQTREQHIRRDKATSNICTAQVLLAVTAAMYAVYHGPEGLKAIASEIHELAGRAAASLQGAGFSLVNDTFFDTLQVRTPGKAAATVKAARAEGLHLRLVDEDTVGIAFGETASAATLRALHTAFEITPQSAEPLEGLPAAHHRTTEYLTHPVFTTHHNETSMLRYLHRLSSRDYALDRGMIPLGSCTMKLNATTEMEPISLAGFANLHPFVPVDDAAGYVHMIEELESWLAEVTGYDRVSIQPNAGAQGEFAGMLAIRNYHRANGQGQRDVCLIPSSAHGTNPASAVMVGMKVVVVKSHDDGTVDLDDLRAKCEQHSETLAAIMVTYPSTHGVYEETITELCDLVHEHGGQVYIDGANFNALLGYGQPGKFGGDVSHLNLHKTFCIPHGGGGPGVGPVAVREHLAPYLPTHPLHPDGSRREGTGAISAAPFGSAGILPISWAYVRMMGAEGLTRATAVAVLSANYIAARLGEHFPVLYRGETGLVAHECILDLRKISADTGVSVDDVAKRLIDYGFHAPTMSFPVAGTLMVEPTESEDLAEIDRFCDAMIAIKGEIDRVVAGEWDVDASPLHNAPHTARALVGEWDRSYSREVAVFPAGITPDKYWPPVARIDQAYGDRNLVCACPPMDAYTD
- a CDS encoding MerR family transcriptional regulator yields the protein MNEQQPETAQQSAQRDAEAAAAAEEQGLLFSDDVSPVPSDLGYRGPTACNAAGITYRQLDYWARTGLIEPSVRGAKGSGSQRLYSFRDILILKIIKRLLDAGISLQQIRTAVSHLRERGTDDLTQVTLMSDGASVYECTSNDEVIDLLQGGQGVFGIAIGGVWREIEGTLAQLPSEHADAEVGEALEGDELAARRAARIVS